A region from the Melanotaenia boesemani isolate fMelBoe1 chromosome 11, fMelBoe1.pri, whole genome shotgun sequence genome encodes:
- the alkbh2 gene encoding DNA oxidative demethylase ALKBH2 isoform X1, protein MEKFLLGGLKKRLRSNDALRKSPGKKIKLEEDEKIKVEVEDGELGEFSHPVPWQKIEAEGLNCDYALLFSKEEADDLFKRLEEEVVYSAGAASTLVFWSYDLRLQCSLMIVSVFPQGEEAKVQVFGKVYDIPRKQATYGDAGLTYTYSGVKRSACIWTPTLEYIRDAVTKVTAQTYNFVLINRYKDGQDHMGEHRDDEKELDPSSPIASVSLGAARDFIFRHRDARGKQSSQQIERVKLELAHGSLLLMNPPTNTVWYHSLPVRKKVLKPRINLTFRRILLDSKKVKASQEAVLIDGTPDKEAFV, encoded by the exons ATGGAAAAATTTCTGCTTGGAGGATTGAAGAAAAGACTGCGCTCCAACGATGCACTACGAAAAAGTCCAGGGAAGAAGATTAAATTGGAGGAAGATGAGAAGATAAAGGTGGAGGTTGAGGATGGAGAGTTAGGAGAGTTCTCTCATCCTGTTCCTTGGCAAAAAATTGAAGCAGAGGGACTGAACTGTGATTATGCTTTACTTTTCTCAAAAGAGGAAGCAGATGACCTGTTCAAACggttggaggaggaggtggtgtaCTCAGCAGGTGCAGCATCAACCCTTGTTTTCTGGAGTTATGACCTGAGGTTACAGTGTAGTTTAatgattgtttctgtttttcctcaagGAGAAGAAGCCAAGGTGCAAGTGTTTGGAAAAGTATATGATATACCAAGAAAGCAGGCAACATATGGAGATGCAGGTCTAACATACACTTACTCTGGAGTGAAACGTTCAGCCTGCATATGGACTCCCACCTTGGAATACATTCGAGATGCAGTCACAAAAGTCACAGCCCAGACGTACAACTTTGTCTTGATCAACAG GTACAAAGATGGACAGGATCACATGGGTGAGCATCGCGATGATGAGAAGGAGCTGGACCCCTCTTCTCCCATTGCCTCAGTCTCTTTGGGAGCAGCACGAGACTTCATCttcagacacagagatgctcGAGGAAAACAGAGCAGCCAACAGATTGAGCGCGTAAAGCTGGAGCTTGCACATGGAAGTCTGCTTCTCATGAATCCTCCAACCAACACTGTCTGGTACCACAGCCTTCCTGTTCGGAAGAAAGTCCTCAAGCCCCGTATCAACCTCACCTTTAGACGTATCCTGCTGGACAGCAAGAAAGTGAAAGCAAGCCAAGAAGCGGTGTTGATTGACGGGACTCCTGATAAAGAAGCCTTTGTGTGA
- the usp30 gene encoding ubiquitin carboxyl-terminal hydrolase 30 isoform X2 → MLWCRPESSDKLVGEFLGTGPVIRNKMIKNWGVIGGVAAAIAAGVYVLWGPITERKKRKRDMVPGLLNLGNTCFLNSLLQGLAACPSFIRWLEKFSGLPPIQSCKDNQLSTTLLQLLKALSNAEPGEEDVLDAGCLLDVLRLYRWHISSFEEQDAHELFHVLTSSLEEERDRQPKVTHLFDMQSLESLPDQDEKTMDCISRAPLHPIPGPWKFQHPFHGRLTSNMSCKHCEIQSPVRYDSFESLSLSIPLPQWGRPISLDQCLQHFISSETIKEVECENCTKFQQSTTINGQVLESKRTTFVKQLKLGKLPQCLCIHLQRLTWSSEGTPIKRQEHVQFTEYLSMDRYKHNTSAQRSQRIRCAPKAIKAENIDDSTERLTANGTDAEHHNNNKPFSNGSCSVFLHSTGLNTQLSLTHDYSSAEYLFQLTAVLVHHGDMHSGHFVTYRRSPSSPRTSSPFSSQWLWVSDDSVRKASLHEVLSCNAYMLFYERVRRPSLSPSTEE, encoded by the exons ATGTTGTGGTGCAGACCAGAGAGCTCTGATAAGCTTGTTGGGGAGTTTCTTGGCACAGGACCCGTAATCAG AAACAAGATGATAAAAAACTGGGGTGTCATTGGAGGCGTAGCGGCAGCGATTGCAGCTGGAGTATATGTTTTGTGGGGCCCAattacagagagaaagaaaaggaagagag ATATGGTTCCTGGTCTGTTAAATTTGGGTAACACTTGCTTCTTGAACTCGCTGCTTCAAGGCTTAGCAGCATGTCCATCCTTCATCAGATGGCTGGAGAAGTTTTCAGGTCTGCCTCCGATCCAGTCATGCAAAGACAACCAGCTTTCCACCACATTGCTGCAGCTTCTCAAAG CTCTATCCAATGCTGAACCTGGGGAGGAAGATGTCCTTGATGctggatgcctcctggatgttCTCAGACTGTACCGCTGGCACATTAGCTCATTTGAAGAACAG GATGCACATGAACTTTTTCATGTCCTCACATCATCTCTGGAAGAGGAGCGAGATCGTCAACCCAAAGTCACCCATTTGTTTGACATGCAGTCCCTTGAG agTCTTCCAGATCAAGATGAGAAAACTATGGACTGCATAAGTCGAG cTCCTCTTCATCCAATACCAGGTCCTTGGAAGTTTCAGCATCCTTTTCATGGACGTTTAACAAGCAACATGTCGTGCAAACACTGTGAAATACAA AGTCCAGTGCGATATGACTCATTTGAAAGCCTCTCCTTGTCCATTCCTTTACCTCAGTGG ggtCGGCCTATCTCCTTAGATCAGTGCctgcaacattttatttcctCAGAAACCATCAAAGAAGTGGAATGTGAAAATTGCACCAAG TTTCAACAAAGCACAACAATAAATGGGCAAGTCTTAGAAAGTAAGAGGACAACTTTTGTTAAACAGCTAAAACTTGGAAAG CTCCCCCAGTGCCTCTGTATTCATTTACAAAGACTAACTTGGTCCAGCGAAGGAACCCCCATCAAAAGACAGGAGCATGTGCAGTTCACAGAGTATCTATCGATGGACCGCTACAAACACAACACCTCCGCACAGAGGAGTCAGCGGATCAGATGTGCTCCCAAAGCCATAAAGGCAGAAAATATAGATGATTCCACAGAAAGGCTTACAGCTAATGGAACTG atgcagagcatcacaacaacaacaaaccttTTTCTAATGGAAGCTGCTCTGTATTTCTTCACTCTACTGGTCTGAACACACAGCTCAGTCTCACACATGACTACAG TTCTGCAGAGTACCTTTTCCAGCTCACAGCTGTGCTGGTTCACCACGGTGACATGCACTCAGGACATTTTGTCACGTACCGCCGCAGCCCTTCCTCGCCTCGCACCTCCTCACCCTTCAGCTCGCAGTGGCTTTGGGTCTCAGACGACTCGGTACGCAAAGCCAGCCTGCATGAAGTGCTGTCTTGTAACGCTTACATGCTCTTCTACGAGAGAGTTCGAAGGCCCAGCCTCAGCCCAAGCACGGAGGAGTGA
- the svopa gene encoding synaptic vesicle 2-related protein isoform X2, whose amino-acid sequence MESVALAEGAPVPREFANPTDDTFMVEDAVEAIGFGTFQWKLSILTGLSWMADAMEMMILSILAPQLHCEWRLPSLEVALLTSAVFIGMMISSSLWGNISDKYGRKTGLKMSVFWTMFYGIMSAFAPIYGWILVLRALVGFGIGGAPQSVTLYAEFLPMRSRATCILLIEIFWALGTVFEVLLAILVMPTLGWRWLLGLSTIPLFIFAILCFWLPESARYDVLTGNQEKALATLKRIATENGAPMPLGKLIAARQEDRGKIQDLFSSHFRCTTVLLWFIWFANAFAYYGLVLLTTELFQEGGACGMSKGNKEELRCSLECKYLNSDDYKDLLWTTLSEFPGLLVTLWAIDRLGRRKTMALCFLVFSLCIIPLYGCVGRASMTVLIFIARAFIAGGFQAAYVYTPEVYPTATRALGLGTSSGMARVGALITPFVAQVMLESSVYLALSVYCCCCLFAAIASCALPIETTGRGLQESSHREWGQEMIGHSSGGIPHSSSGSGSQG is encoded by the exons ATGGAGTCTGTGGCCCTTGCAGAAGGAGCACCAGTACCTCGAGAGTTTGCCAATCCAACAGATG ACACATTCATGGTAGAAGATGCGGTAGAGGCCATAGGCTTTGGGACATTCCAGTGGAAACTCTCCATCCTCACTGGTCTATCCTGG ATGGCTGATGCCATGGAGATGATGATCCTCAGCATCTTAGCCCCACAACTGCACTGTGAATGGCGATTGCCAAGCCTTGAGGTGGCACTGCTGACATCG GCAGTTTTCATTGGGATGATGATCAGCTCTTCTCTTTGGGGAAACATATCTGACAAATATGGCAGAAAGACC GGTTTGAAGATGAGTGTTTTTTGGACTATGTTCTATGGCATCATGAGTGCATTTGCTCCCATTTATGGGTGGATTTTGGTCCTCCGTGCGCTTGTGGGTTTTGGTATTGGAGGAGCACCACAGTC GGTGACCCTGTATGCTGAATTTCTGCCCATGAGGTCTAGAGCCACATGCATCTTGCTGATTGAG ATATTCTGGGCTCTGGGCACTGTCTTTGAGGTCCTCTTAGCGATTTTGGTGATGCCCACTCTGGGCTGGCGCTGGCTCCTTGGTCTCTCTACCATTCCTCTCTTCATTTTTGCCATTCTGTGTTTT TGGCTACCGGAGAGTGCTCGATACGATGTGCTGACAGGGAACCAGGAGAAAGCTCTGGCCACACTGAAGCGCATCGCCACAGAGAACGGAGCCCCCATGCCTCTGGGGAAACTAATTGCTGCCAGACAG gAGGATCGTGGAAAGATTCAAGACTTATTTTCATCACACTTCCGCTGCACCACAGTTCTTCTGTGGTTTATTTG GTTTGCAAATGCCTTTGCTTACTACGGACTGGTGCTGCTCACCACAGAGTTGTTTCAGGAGGGAGGTGCTTGTGGAA TGTCCAAAGGTAATAAGGAAGAGCTCCGATGCAGCTTGGAGTGTAAATATCTGAATTCTGATGACTATAAAGACCTTCTGTGGACCACATTGTCTGAATTCCCAG GACTGCTGGTGACACTGTGGGCTATTGATCGACTGGGAAGGAGGAAGACCATGGCATTGTGTTTCTTGGTCTTCTCTCTGTGCATTATTCCACTTTACGGCTGTGTTGGAAG AGCCTCTATGACGGTACTGATATTCATCGCCAGAGCTTTTATTGCTGGAGGGTTCCAGGCTGCCTATGTTTACACTCCAGAA GTGTACCCAACAGCAACCAGGGCTTTAGGTCTGGGAACAAGCAGTGGAATGGCTAGAGTTGGTGCCCTCATCACACCTTTTGTTGCACAG GTGATGTTGGAATCCTCTGTGTACCTGGCTCTCTCGGTGTACTGCTGTTGCTGCCTCTTTGCCGCCATTGCTTCCTGTGCACTGCCAATTGAGACCACAGGCCGGGGTCTGCAGGAGTCCAGCCACCGTGAATGGGGACAAGAGATGATAGGCCACAGCTCAGGTGGCATCCCACATTCtagctctggctctggctcgCAGGGATGA
- the usp30 gene encoding ubiquitin carboxyl-terminal hydrolase 30 isoform X3: MIKNWGVIGGVAAAIAAGVYVLWGPITERKKRKRDMVPGLLNLGNTCFLNSLLQGLAACPSFIRWLEKFSGLPPIQSCKDNQLSTTLLQLLKALSNAEPGEEDVLDAGCLLDVLRLYRWHISSFEEQDAHELFHVLTSSLEEERDRQPKVTHLFDMQSLESLPDQDEKTMDCISRAPLHPIPGPWKFQHPFHGRLTSNMSCKHCEIQSPVRYDSFESLSLSIPLPQWGRPISLDQCLQHFISSETIKEVECENCTKFQQSTTINGQVLESKRTTFVKQLKLGKLPQCLCIHLQRLTWSSEGTPIKRQEHVQFTEYLSMDRYKHNTSAQRSQRIRCAPKAIKAENIDDSTERLTANGTDAEHHNNNKPFSNGSCSVFLHSTGLNTQLSLTHDYSIFPCSSAEYLFQLTAVLVHHGDMHSGHFVTYRRSPSSPRTSSPFSSQWLWVSDDSVRKASLHEVLSCNAYMLFYERVRRPSLSPSTEE, translated from the exons ATGATAAAAAACTGGGGTGTCATTGGAGGCGTAGCGGCAGCGATTGCAGCTGGAGTATATGTTTTGTGGGGCCCAattacagagagaaagaaaaggaagagag ATATGGTTCCTGGTCTGTTAAATTTGGGTAACACTTGCTTCTTGAACTCGCTGCTTCAAGGCTTAGCAGCATGTCCATCCTTCATCAGATGGCTGGAGAAGTTTTCAGGTCTGCCTCCGATCCAGTCATGCAAAGACAACCAGCTTTCCACCACATTGCTGCAGCTTCTCAAAG CTCTATCCAATGCTGAACCTGGGGAGGAAGATGTCCTTGATGctggatgcctcctggatgttCTCAGACTGTACCGCTGGCACATTAGCTCATTTGAAGAACAG GATGCACATGAACTTTTTCATGTCCTCACATCATCTCTGGAAGAGGAGCGAGATCGTCAACCCAAAGTCACCCATTTGTTTGACATGCAGTCCCTTGAG agTCTTCCAGATCAAGATGAGAAAACTATGGACTGCATAAGTCGAG cTCCTCTTCATCCAATACCAGGTCCTTGGAAGTTTCAGCATCCTTTTCATGGACGTTTAACAAGCAACATGTCGTGCAAACACTGTGAAATACAA AGTCCAGTGCGATATGACTCATTTGAAAGCCTCTCCTTGTCCATTCCTTTACCTCAGTGG ggtCGGCCTATCTCCTTAGATCAGTGCctgcaacattttatttcctCAGAAACCATCAAAGAAGTGGAATGTGAAAATTGCACCAAG TTTCAACAAAGCACAACAATAAATGGGCAAGTCTTAGAAAGTAAGAGGACAACTTTTGTTAAACAGCTAAAACTTGGAAAG CTCCCCCAGTGCCTCTGTATTCATTTACAAAGACTAACTTGGTCCAGCGAAGGAACCCCCATCAAAAGACAGGAGCATGTGCAGTTCACAGAGTATCTATCGATGGACCGCTACAAACACAACACCTCCGCACAGAGGAGTCAGCGGATCAGATGTGCTCCCAAAGCCATAAAGGCAGAAAATATAGATGATTCCACAGAAAGGCTTACAGCTAATGGAACTG atgcagagcatcacaacaacaacaaaccttTTTCTAATGGAAGCTGCTCTGTATTTCTTCACTCTACTGGTCTGAACACACAGCTCAGTCTCACACATGACTACAG CATCTTTCCTTGCAGTTCTGCAGAGTACCTTTTCCAGCTCACAGCTGTGCTGGTTCACCACGGTGACATGCACTCAGGACATTTTGTCACGTACCGCCGCAGCCCTTCCTCGCCTCGCACCTCCTCACCCTTCAGCTCGCAGTGGCTTTGGGTCTCAGACGACTCGGTACGCAAAGCCAGCCTGCATGAAGTGCTGTCTTGTAACGCTTACATGCTCTTCTACGAGAGAGTTCGAAGGCCCAGCCTCAGCCCAAGCACGGAGGAGTGA
- the alkbh2 gene encoding DNA oxidative demethylase ALKBH2 isoform X2: MEKFLLGGLKKRLRSNDALRKSPGKKIKLEEDEKIKVEVEDGELGEFSHPVPWQKIEAEGLNCDYALLFSKEEADDLFKRLEEEVVYSAGEEAKVQVFGKVYDIPRKQATYGDAGLTYTYSGVKRSACIWTPTLEYIRDAVTKVTAQTYNFVLINRYKDGQDHMGEHRDDEKELDPSSPIASVSLGAARDFIFRHRDARGKQSSQQIERVKLELAHGSLLLMNPPTNTVWYHSLPVRKKVLKPRINLTFRRILLDSKKVKASQEAVLIDGTPDKEAFV; encoded by the exons ATGGAAAAATTTCTGCTTGGAGGATTGAAGAAAAGACTGCGCTCCAACGATGCACTACGAAAAAGTCCAGGGAAGAAGATTAAATTGGAGGAAGATGAGAAGATAAAGGTGGAGGTTGAGGATGGAGAGTTAGGAGAGTTCTCTCATCCTGTTCCTTGGCAAAAAATTGAAGCAGAGGGACTGAACTGTGATTATGCTTTACTTTTCTCAAAAGAGGAAGCAGATGACCTGTTCAAACggttggaggaggaggtggtgtaCTCAGCAG GAGAAGAAGCCAAGGTGCAAGTGTTTGGAAAAGTATATGATATACCAAGAAAGCAGGCAACATATGGAGATGCAGGTCTAACATACACTTACTCTGGAGTGAAACGTTCAGCCTGCATATGGACTCCCACCTTGGAATACATTCGAGATGCAGTCACAAAAGTCACAGCCCAGACGTACAACTTTGTCTTGATCAACAG GTACAAAGATGGACAGGATCACATGGGTGAGCATCGCGATGATGAGAAGGAGCTGGACCCCTCTTCTCCCATTGCCTCAGTCTCTTTGGGAGCAGCACGAGACTTCATCttcagacacagagatgctcGAGGAAAACAGAGCAGCCAACAGATTGAGCGCGTAAAGCTGGAGCTTGCACATGGAAGTCTGCTTCTCATGAATCCTCCAACCAACACTGTCTGGTACCACAGCCTTCCTGTTCGGAAGAAAGTCCTCAAGCCCCGTATCAACCTCACCTTTAGACGTATCCTGCTGGACAGCAAGAAAGTGAAAGCAAGCCAAGAAGCGGTGTTGATTGACGGGACTCCTGATAAAGAAGCCTTTGTGTGA
- the usp30 gene encoding ubiquitin carboxyl-terminal hydrolase 30 isoform X1, with protein sequence MLWCRPESSDKLVGEFLGTGPVIRNKMIKNWGVIGGVAAAIAAGVYVLWGPITERKKRKRDMVPGLLNLGNTCFLNSLLQGLAACPSFIRWLEKFSGLPPIQSCKDNQLSTTLLQLLKALSNAEPGEEDVLDAGCLLDVLRLYRWHISSFEEQDAHELFHVLTSSLEEERDRQPKVTHLFDMQSLESLPDQDEKTMDCISRAPLHPIPGPWKFQHPFHGRLTSNMSCKHCEIQSPVRYDSFESLSLSIPLPQWGRPISLDQCLQHFISSETIKEVECENCTKFQQSTTINGQVLESKRTTFVKQLKLGKLPQCLCIHLQRLTWSSEGTPIKRQEHVQFTEYLSMDRYKHNTSAQRSQRIRCAPKAIKAENIDDSTERLTANGTDAEHHNNNKPFSNGSCSVFLHSTGLNTQLSLTHDYSIFPCSSAEYLFQLTAVLVHHGDMHSGHFVTYRRSPSSPRTSSPFSSQWLWVSDDSVRKASLHEVLSCNAYMLFYERVRRPSLSPSTEE encoded by the exons ATGTTGTGGTGCAGACCAGAGAGCTCTGATAAGCTTGTTGGGGAGTTTCTTGGCACAGGACCCGTAATCAG AAACAAGATGATAAAAAACTGGGGTGTCATTGGAGGCGTAGCGGCAGCGATTGCAGCTGGAGTATATGTTTTGTGGGGCCCAattacagagagaaagaaaaggaagagag ATATGGTTCCTGGTCTGTTAAATTTGGGTAACACTTGCTTCTTGAACTCGCTGCTTCAAGGCTTAGCAGCATGTCCATCCTTCATCAGATGGCTGGAGAAGTTTTCAGGTCTGCCTCCGATCCAGTCATGCAAAGACAACCAGCTTTCCACCACATTGCTGCAGCTTCTCAAAG CTCTATCCAATGCTGAACCTGGGGAGGAAGATGTCCTTGATGctggatgcctcctggatgttCTCAGACTGTACCGCTGGCACATTAGCTCATTTGAAGAACAG GATGCACATGAACTTTTTCATGTCCTCACATCATCTCTGGAAGAGGAGCGAGATCGTCAACCCAAAGTCACCCATTTGTTTGACATGCAGTCCCTTGAG agTCTTCCAGATCAAGATGAGAAAACTATGGACTGCATAAGTCGAG cTCCTCTTCATCCAATACCAGGTCCTTGGAAGTTTCAGCATCCTTTTCATGGACGTTTAACAAGCAACATGTCGTGCAAACACTGTGAAATACAA AGTCCAGTGCGATATGACTCATTTGAAAGCCTCTCCTTGTCCATTCCTTTACCTCAGTGG ggtCGGCCTATCTCCTTAGATCAGTGCctgcaacattttatttcctCAGAAACCATCAAAGAAGTGGAATGTGAAAATTGCACCAAG TTTCAACAAAGCACAACAATAAATGGGCAAGTCTTAGAAAGTAAGAGGACAACTTTTGTTAAACAGCTAAAACTTGGAAAG CTCCCCCAGTGCCTCTGTATTCATTTACAAAGACTAACTTGGTCCAGCGAAGGAACCCCCATCAAAAGACAGGAGCATGTGCAGTTCACAGAGTATCTATCGATGGACCGCTACAAACACAACACCTCCGCACAGAGGAGTCAGCGGATCAGATGTGCTCCCAAAGCCATAAAGGCAGAAAATATAGATGATTCCACAGAAAGGCTTACAGCTAATGGAACTG atgcagagcatcacaacaacaacaaaccttTTTCTAATGGAAGCTGCTCTGTATTTCTTCACTCTACTGGTCTGAACACACAGCTCAGTCTCACACATGACTACAG CATCTTTCCTTGCAGTTCTGCAGAGTACCTTTTCCAGCTCACAGCTGTGCTGGTTCACCACGGTGACATGCACTCAGGACATTTTGTCACGTACCGCCGCAGCCCTTCCTCGCCTCGCACCTCCTCACCCTTCAGCTCGCAGTGGCTTTGGGTCTCAGACGACTCGGTACGCAAAGCCAGCCTGCATGAAGTGCTGTCTTGTAACGCTTACATGCTCTTCTACGAGAGAGTTCGAAGGCCCAGCCTCAGCCCAAGCACGGAGGAGTGA
- the svopa gene encoding synaptic vesicle 2-related protein isoform X1 has protein sequence MDDDLFQLRQLPVVRFRRTGESTRSEEDVTNRDQDVRIADNTDMESVALAEGAPVPREFANPTDDTFMVEDAVEAIGFGTFQWKLSILTGLSWMADAMEMMILSILAPQLHCEWRLPSLEVALLTSAVFIGMMISSSLWGNISDKYGRKTGLKMSVFWTMFYGIMSAFAPIYGWILVLRALVGFGIGGAPQSVTLYAEFLPMRSRATCILLIEIFWALGTVFEVLLAILVMPTLGWRWLLGLSTIPLFIFAILCFWLPESARYDVLTGNQEKALATLKRIATENGAPMPLGKLIAARQEDRGKIQDLFSSHFRCTTVLLWFIWFANAFAYYGLVLLTTELFQEGGACGMSKGNKEELRCSLECKYLNSDDYKDLLWTTLSEFPGLLVTLWAIDRLGRRKTMALCFLVFSLCIIPLYGCVGRASMTVLIFIARAFIAGGFQAAYVYTPEVYPTATRALGLGTSSGMARVGALITPFVAQVMLESSVYLALSVYCCCCLFAAIASCALPIETTGRGLQESSHREWGQEMIGHSSGGIPHSSSGSGSQG, from the exons ATGGACGATGATCTGTTCCAACTGAGACAACTTCC tgtTGTCCGTTTCCGTCGCACAGGGGAGAGTACACGCTCTGAGGAAGATGTTACAAACAGAGACCAGGATGTCAGGATAGCAGATAATACTGATATGGAGTCTGTGGCCCTTGCAGAAGGAGCACCAGTACCTCGAGAGTTTGCCAATCCAACAGATG ACACATTCATGGTAGAAGATGCGGTAGAGGCCATAGGCTTTGGGACATTCCAGTGGAAACTCTCCATCCTCACTGGTCTATCCTGG ATGGCTGATGCCATGGAGATGATGATCCTCAGCATCTTAGCCCCACAACTGCACTGTGAATGGCGATTGCCAAGCCTTGAGGTGGCACTGCTGACATCG GCAGTTTTCATTGGGATGATGATCAGCTCTTCTCTTTGGGGAAACATATCTGACAAATATGGCAGAAAGACC GGTTTGAAGATGAGTGTTTTTTGGACTATGTTCTATGGCATCATGAGTGCATTTGCTCCCATTTATGGGTGGATTTTGGTCCTCCGTGCGCTTGTGGGTTTTGGTATTGGAGGAGCACCACAGTC GGTGACCCTGTATGCTGAATTTCTGCCCATGAGGTCTAGAGCCACATGCATCTTGCTGATTGAG ATATTCTGGGCTCTGGGCACTGTCTTTGAGGTCCTCTTAGCGATTTTGGTGATGCCCACTCTGGGCTGGCGCTGGCTCCTTGGTCTCTCTACCATTCCTCTCTTCATTTTTGCCATTCTGTGTTTT TGGCTACCGGAGAGTGCTCGATACGATGTGCTGACAGGGAACCAGGAGAAAGCTCTGGCCACACTGAAGCGCATCGCCACAGAGAACGGAGCCCCCATGCCTCTGGGGAAACTAATTGCTGCCAGACAG gAGGATCGTGGAAAGATTCAAGACTTATTTTCATCACACTTCCGCTGCACCACAGTTCTTCTGTGGTTTATTTG GTTTGCAAATGCCTTTGCTTACTACGGACTGGTGCTGCTCACCACAGAGTTGTTTCAGGAGGGAGGTGCTTGTGGAA TGTCCAAAGGTAATAAGGAAGAGCTCCGATGCAGCTTGGAGTGTAAATATCTGAATTCTGATGACTATAAAGACCTTCTGTGGACCACATTGTCTGAATTCCCAG GACTGCTGGTGACACTGTGGGCTATTGATCGACTGGGAAGGAGGAAGACCATGGCATTGTGTTTCTTGGTCTTCTCTCTGTGCATTATTCCACTTTACGGCTGTGTTGGAAG AGCCTCTATGACGGTACTGATATTCATCGCCAGAGCTTTTATTGCTGGAGGGTTCCAGGCTGCCTATGTTTACACTCCAGAA GTGTACCCAACAGCAACCAGGGCTTTAGGTCTGGGAACAAGCAGTGGAATGGCTAGAGTTGGTGCCCTCATCACACCTTTTGTTGCACAG GTGATGTTGGAATCCTCTGTGTACCTGGCTCTCTCGGTGTACTGCTGTTGCTGCCTCTTTGCCGCCATTGCTTCCTGTGCACTGCCAATTGAGACCACAGGCCGGGGTCTGCAGGAGTCCAGCCACCGTGAATGGGGACAAGAGATGATAGGCCACAGCTCAGGTGGCATCCCACATTCtagctctggctctggctcgCAGGGATGA